The sequence ATGCGAACGATCGGATTCATCTCGGCCAAGGGGGGCGTGGCGAAGACCACGACCGTGATCAACGTCGCGGCCGGGCTGGCCAGGCTGGGCCATCGGGTGCTCGTCCTGGACACCGACCCGCAGGGCAATGCCTCGCACGTCCTGCTCGGCGGCGAGAAGCCCCGTCGGCCGACGATCTCCGAGGTCCTCTCCGGGGATTGCGACGCGGCCGACGCCATCGTCCCGACCCGACTCGACGGCGTCGACGTCATCCCATCCGACGCCGGGCTGGCGGACGTCACCGCGGCGCTGACCAACGAGGTCGGCCGCGAGCGACGACTGCGGTTGGCGATGGACGGGCAGGGGGGCTACGACTACGCGCTGGTGGACTGCGCCCCGACCCGCTCGATCGTCACGACGAATGTCCTGAACTTCGTCGGCGAGGTGATCGTCCCCATCACGCCCGGCCTGTTCGGCGTCCTCGGCCTGGGCCAGGTCCAGGAAGACGTCGGCCTCGTCGCACGCTATCTGGAGAACAAGGGCCTGCGGATCGGCGGCATCCTCCTGACCCAGGTCGAGAAGAACAACGTCCACGCCGACGTCGAGCGGCAGCTCCGC comes from Isosphaeraceae bacterium EP7 and encodes:
- a CDS encoding ParA family protein; the protein is MRTIGFISAKGGVAKTTTVINVAAGLARLGHRVLVLDTDPQGNASHVLLGGEKPRRPTISEVLSGDCDAADAIVPTRLDGVDVIPSDAGLADVTAALTNEVGRERRLRLAMDGQGGYDYALVDCAPTRSIVTTNVLNFVGEVIVPITPGLFGVLGLGQVQEDVGLVARYLENKGLRIGGILLTQVEKNNVHADVERQLREMFGPLVFAAKIPRSIKIEEAHARHEPVLTYAPRTIGAVAYEALTQEIRDGRQANRDAAAGRDLAADDAA